One genomic segment of Pseudomonas chlororaphis subsp. aurantiaca includes these proteins:
- a CDS encoding RHS repeat-associated core domain-containing protein, with protein sequence MNEISPASARLIAGGLYSQAGNFLSHGNTGVDARTGQFTLHFTLPGLQANNLAGPVVTPALSFSPLASHTDYGFGRGWSMELSRLDLAAGSLRLTTGESFSLDRDKSEFSDGGELVFRDQKLKTFRVIQEGVAGQRFRIESKDGDTQWLVRQDGGSLALPEEVRSPEGRQAFLSWRPHGSGQYALTEVRDERRVLLRRDQSENGDEVYLHLFPDSAQACTFTLQLSGDQLTALILPDRDSRWTFRYDPHEGLLFPIGATGPLGSEDEVLYATGPEGHRLPPGAPLAYLPRVTSHRHSPGAGQPAIYRTYTKLGDANFLGYGAELPGGWRDGEENLYRTDDYQYKSIETLKDALGATLAEVERTWNRFHLQTEEVKRRQGKTVRTLTTYGDDPALSWERQPAWCQLPVKGVTRYEGDPSREDITQTSYDDYGNTLTQCHPDGRTERWIYYPVGGAEGCPDDDGLFVRWLQAHTRMPVTLPDGESGGALPTRTDYRYERLPLRQSDDRPFLVAVSEAAVVVTPEGDRPLGVTTQRYQTDVNNPHYAQIVQAVTTLNQLATTTDYTHTLAGTTLTVESTVTGHDGTATTESTTRDSLTGLTMRERNVNGVETAYDYDKLGRVIRRMEAPGTPYEASATCRYVTAGRERLRAVMAEETDITGQQRRIYLDGAGRRVREERRDEDITGEAFREIWRGTYNHEGQLESETAQDWRADRDTPISLTTEYRFDAWGQVSELIRPDRMIEHTQSDPLTLVTQRWHTSADGERSAQTEILHNKAGDVLKVTLRSPTGDTQRIEEWTHDGWHRPITHRVTVPGEASVTTQTRYDAHGRILSRTLADGSEVNWEYAAHSDGDHPISVTLTPPGGDPVLLGEQTFDGLGRQLTCSAGGQLDQLHYIKGQVPPVSRESTSGRMQTYRYEPLLNNRLIGLTQNDGSPESTYRYHPRLTQLVEAQGGLGQLAWTYSASGRLTAEHWTVDGKRNTTTWQNSLNGLLLTFTDVNGVEHRTEYDALGRPDQQQADTVTMRMTYDAFSRVSQMVTEDTGSGQSLQQTVGYDAFGREVSRQWLSISPAGRRQLTQTLGWTNLDQVARRRWEADGQLLSEESYQYDCRGRLTETTASGPEGPVDARTGKRIRQQRFTLNALDGYERVVTVYTDGTQNEMTFTYAAVAPDRPVKISHSYPTPRDFTLEYDADGRLIRDGQGRLLHWNADGQLSRASREDQECGYQYDPLGRLSEVKPNGVVKRRYYQGEHVVNEQGADETVTLLRTGSSVFAQTRISQAVREVLLTGSDGQGTVRLEAGTDDTRLVSYTAHGADAGEANSLIGYAGESRDAISGCYLLGSYRLYDPVLMMLLEPDSESPFGAGGLNRYAYCAGDPVNRIDPDGHSFWKWLIAGVGIALGVIGTIASFGAAAPVLAGGIAALTVSSALAVTSTALGVLSLTTGVASMILEATGDESAAGVLGWISLGTGIASAVTGLAPAATKAASKLGRVVGRWKNTTSGKGTRLNLVDMSVEGDGFLKFRRGYTDNFRGTGEEAVYLHGSKQGRLLVGEEAVRQGRLRWVTNYDNSMLVTGDELPVYMLNEHRIDLYSGRGPVHLLSCYAKRGAAQALATEIQRPVIAYSKHPIWANSLDTIENVNFSVGADFRKYDPRRLFFSEHKAKPRTFNP encoded by the coding sequence ATGAATGAGATTTCTCCTGCCTCGGCACGGCTGATCGCTGGCGGCCTGTATTCCCAAGCTGGCAACTTTCTCAGTCACGGCAATACCGGTGTGGACGCTCGCACCGGCCAGTTTACGCTGCACTTCACGCTGCCCGGCCTGCAGGCCAACAACCTCGCGGGGCCTGTCGTGACGCCGGCGCTGTCGTTCAGCCCGCTGGCGTCTCACACTGACTATGGCTTCGGCCGTGGCTGGAGCATGGAGCTTTCCCGGTTGGACCTGGCGGCGGGTAGCTTACGGCTGACAACGGGCGAGAGCTTCAGCCTCGATCGTGATAAGTCGGAGTTCTCTGACGGTGGTGAGTTGGTATTCCGTGACCAAAAGCTCAAGACCTTCCGTGTGATTCAGGAAGGCGTGGCGGGACAGCGCTTTCGTATCGAGTCCAAGGACGGCGACACCCAGTGGCTGGTGAGGCAGGATGGCGGTAGCCTGGCCCTGCCGGAGGAGGTGCGCTCACCAGAGGGGCGTCAGGCTTTCCTGTCCTGGCGGCCCCACGGCAGTGGTCAGTATGCCCTGACCGAGGTCCGGGATGAGCGGCGTGTGCTGCTGCGTCGGGACCAGTCAGAGAACGGCGATGAAGTTTACCTGCATCTCTTTCCTGACAGCGCCCAAGCCTGCACCTTTACTCTGCAACTGAGCGGCGATCAACTGACCGCACTCATCTTGCCGGATAGGGATAGCCGCTGGACCTTTCGTTACGACCCGCATGAAGGGCTGTTGTTTCCAATAGGTGCGACGGGGCCGCTTGGCAGTGAGGACGAAGTTCTCTATGCCACGGGGCCGGAGGGGCATCGGTTGCCACCTGGCGCGCCGCTGGCATATTTGCCCCGGGTTACGTCTCACCGCCACAGCCCTGGTGCGGGTCAGCCGGCCATTTACCGGACTTACACCAAGCTGGGTGACGCCAACTTCCTGGGATATGGCGCAGAGTTGCCCGGCGGCTGGCGGGATGGTGAAGAGAATCTGTATCGCACTGATGATTATCAATACAAGAGCATCGAGACCCTGAAAGATGCGCTTGGCGCCACGCTGGCAGAGGTTGAGCGCACCTGGAATCGTTTCCACCTGCAGACCGAAGAAGTGAAGAGGCGTCAGGGTAAAACCGTGCGGACGCTCACCACGTATGGCGACGACCCCGCGCTGAGCTGGGAACGTCAACCGGCCTGGTGTCAACTGCCGGTCAAGGGGGTCACCCGTTACGAGGGCGATCCGTCTCGAGAAGACATCACGCAGACGAGCTATGACGACTACGGCAACACGCTGACGCAGTGCCATCCCGATGGACGAACCGAGCGTTGGATCTATTACCCGGTGGGCGGCGCGGAGGGCTGTCCGGATGATGACGGCCTCTTTGTTCGCTGGCTGCAAGCACATACCCGGATGCCCGTCACACTTCCTGACGGTGAGAGCGGAGGCGCTCTGCCGACCCGGACCGACTACCGGTATGAGCGTCTGCCGCTGAGGCAGAGTGATGACCGCCCATTCCTGGTGGCTGTTTCAGAAGCCGCGGTGGTGGTGACGCCGGAGGGGGACCGCCCGCTCGGCGTCACCACTCAGCGCTATCAGACCGATGTGAACAACCCGCACTATGCTCAGATCGTGCAGGCGGTCACCACACTGAACCAGCTGGCCACCACCACCGACTATACCCACACCCTCGCCGGTACCACCTTGACGGTCGAGAGCACCGTGACCGGCCATGACGGTACCGCCACCACCGAGAGCACGACCCGTGACAGCCTGACCGGCCTGACGATGCGCGAACGTAATGTCAATGGGGTGGAAACCGCCTATGACTACGACAAGCTCGGACGGGTAATCCGTCGCATGGAGGCACCCGGCACCCCCTATGAAGCCAGCGCCACGTGCCGTTATGTCACGGCGGGGCGTGAACGTCTGCGAGCGGTGATGGCGGAAGAAACCGATATCACGGGCCAGCAGCGGCGGATCTACCTCGATGGTGCCGGACGGCGGGTGCGCGAGGAGCGTCGGGATGAGGACATCACCGGAGAGGCATTCCGGGAAATCTGGCGAGGCACCTACAATCACGAAGGGCAGCTGGAGAGTGAAACCGCCCAGGACTGGCGAGCGGACCGGGACACTCCGATCAGCCTGACCACCGAATACCGCTTTGATGCCTGGGGTCAGGTCAGCGAACTGATACGGCCGGACCGGATGATCGAACACACGCAATCTGATCCGCTGACGCTGGTCACGCAGCGTTGGCACACAAGTGCCGACGGAGAGCGCAGCGCGCAGACCGAGATCCTTCATAACAAAGCCGGCGACGTACTCAAAGTGACCTTGCGTTCTCCCACGGGAGACACACAGCGTATTGAAGAATGGACACATGACGGTTGGCATCGGCCGATCACCCATCGGGTGACCGTGCCAGGCGAGGCATCGGTGACGACCCAAACCCGCTACGATGCCCATGGCCGGATTCTGAGCCGGACCCTGGCGGACGGGAGCGAAGTCAACTGGGAGTATGCGGCGCACAGCGACGGCGATCACCCGATCAGCGTGACCCTCACCCCGCCGGGCGGCGACCCAGTATTACTGGGAGAGCAGACCTTCGATGGGCTGGGGCGGCAGCTGACTTGCAGTGCGGGTGGACAGCTGGACCAGTTGCACTATATCAAAGGGCAGGTGCCACCCGTCTCTCGGGAGAGTACCAGTGGCCGGATGCAGACTTACCGCTATGAGCCGTTGCTGAACAATCGGCTGATCGGATTGACCCAGAATGATGGGAGTCCGGAAAGCACCTATCGCTACCATCCTCGCCTAACTCAACTGGTGGAAGCGCAGGGAGGACTGGGGCAATTAGCGTGGACCTACTCTGCCAGTGGTCGCCTGACCGCAGAGCACTGGACCGTAGACGGTAAACGCAACACCACCACTTGGCAGAATTCGTTGAACGGCTTGCTGCTGACGTTTACTGACGTCAACGGCGTTGAACATCGGACCGAGTACGATGCGCTGGGACGGCCAGACCAGCAGCAGGCTGACACGGTCACGATGCGCATGACCTACGATGCCTTCAGCCGGGTCAGCCAGATGGTGACGGAGGACACCGGCAGTGGCCAATCGCTGCAGCAGACCGTGGGGTATGACGCCTTCGGCCGCGAAGTGTCGCGCCAGTGGCTCAGCATCAGTCCGGCAGGTCGGCGTCAGCTGACCCAGACGTTGGGTTGGACGAACCTGGATCAGGTCGCCCGTCGCCGCTGGGAGGCCGACGGCCAACTGCTCAGTGAGGAATCCTATCAGTATGATTGCCGGGGACGTCTAACGGAAACCACGGCGTCCGGCCCCGAGGGGCCGGTGGACGCGCGAACCGGCAAGCGGATACGGCAACAACGCTTTACGTTGAATGCGCTGGATGGGTATGAACGGGTGGTCACGGTGTACACCGATGGAACTCAGAACGAGATGACGTTCACGTACGCGGCCGTGGCGCCAGATCGGCCGGTCAAGATCAGTCACTCCTACCCGACCCCGCGGGACTTCACGCTGGAATACGATGCGGATGGCCGGTTGATACGCGATGGGCAAGGACGTCTGTTGCACTGGAACGCCGATGGGCAGTTAAGCCGCGCCAGTCGAGAAGATCAGGAATGTGGCTACCAATACGACCCCTTGGGGCGACTGAGTGAAGTAAAACCGAATGGCGTTGTGAAGCGCCGCTACTACCAAGGTGAACATGTCGTCAACGAACAGGGCGCGGATGAGACGGTAACGCTGTTGCGCACCGGTTCGTCGGTGTTCGCGCAAACCCGCATCAGTCAGGCCGTCCGCGAGGTGCTGTTGACCGGAAGCGACGGCCAGGGAACGGTTCGACTGGAGGCTGGGACAGATGATACCCGCCTCGTCAGTTATACCGCGCACGGTGCCGATGCTGGCGAGGCGAATAGCCTGATAGGTTATGCCGGCGAGTCTCGTGATGCGATATCGGGGTGTTATTTGCTGGGGAGTTACCGGCTGTACGATCCGGTGTTGATGATGCTCCTGGAGCCGGACAGCGAGAGTCCATTCGGAGCGGGGGGATTGAACCGCTATGCCTATTGTGCGGGTGATCCAGTGAACCGGATTGACCCGGACGGTCATAGTTTCTGGAAGTGGCTGATTGCCGGTGTGGGGATCGCCTTGGGCGTTATCGGGACGATAGCGTCATTCGGGGCGGCAGCCCCCGTGCTGGCGGGCGGTATCGCGGCGCTGACAGTGAGTAGCGCGCTGGCGGTGACCTCGACGGCGCTAGGGGTGCTCAGCCTTACGACGGGGGTGGCGTCAATGATTTTGGAGGCCACGGGTGACGAGTCGGCGGCGGGTGTTCTGGGGTGGATCTCGCTAGGAACCGGCATCGCCTCCGCGGTGACCGGCTTGGCGCCGGCGGCGACCAAAGCAGCGTCCAAGCTAGGAAGAGTTGTGGGAAGGTGGAAAAATACAACTTCAGGGAAAGGCACCAGACTTAACCTTGTTGATATGAGTGTTGAAGGTGACGGATTTTTAAAATTTCGGCGTGGTTATACAGATAACTTTAGGGGGACTGGTGAAGAGGCTGTTTATCTTCATGGCAGTAAACAAGGTAGGCTACTCGTTGGGGAGGAAGCTGTAAGGCAGGGGAGATTGAGGTGGGTTACTAATTACGATAACTCTATGTTAGTAACTGGAGATGAACTCCCCGTATACATGCTTAATGAACACCGTATCGATTTATATTCAGGACGTGGGCCTGTACATTTGCTAAGTTGTTATGCCAAACGAGGGGCGGCCCAGGCTTTGGCTACGGAAATTCAAAGGCCCGTCATTGCTTACTCAAAGCACCCGATCTGGGCTAATAGCTTAGACACCATTGAAAACGTGAACTTTTCAGTTGGCGCTGATTTCAGGAAGTATGATCCACGCCGCCTTTTCTTTTCTGAGCATAAAGCCAAGCCAAGGACCTTCAACCCTTAA